One Fastidiosipila sp. DNA segment encodes these proteins:
- a CDS encoding alanine--glyoxylate aminotransferase family protein, with translation MYKKLFIPGPTDVTPEVLEKMATPMIGHRTKEATALQQSASEKLQKLMYTENTILLSTSSGTGLMEGSIRSCTLKKAAVFSVGAFGDRWYDLAEQNGVPADIFRSEPGQPTTPEMVDQALSTGDYDVVTVTHNETSSGIVNPCAEIGEVIRKYPGVLYLVDAVSSLGGAKIEVDKWGIDVCIASTQKCLALPPGLSLCSVSERAIEAAKQVEKRGYYLDLVRLYKRVKKDYQYPSTPSLSHMFALDYQLDRILEEGLDNRFDRHQRLAEIVRAWAEKHFSLFAKEGFRSNTVTCINNEDAFVFADLSSALLERGFRIGSGYGPFKATTFRIATMGELQEETLRELLANIDEILGLEA, from the coding sequence ATGTACAAAAAACTTTTTATTCCGGGGCCAACAGATGTCACGCCCGAGGTACTGGAGAAAATGGCTACGCCCATGATCGGGCATCGCACGAAAGAGGCGACAGCGCTCCAGCAAAGTGCATCTGAAAAACTTCAAAAACTCATGTATACAGAAAATACCATCCTCTTGTCCACCTCGTCGGGGACCGGCCTGATGGAGGGTTCCATCCGCAGCTGCACGCTTAAGAAGGCGGCTGTTTTCTCCGTTGGGGCCTTTGGTGACCGCTGGTATGATCTGGCTGAACAAAACGGGGTGCCGGCCGATATCTTCCGGTCCGAACCGGGCCAGCCGACGACACCTGAAATGGTTGATCAGGCCTTGAGCACGGGTGACTACGACGTGGTTACCGTAACCCACAATGAGACCAGCTCTGGCATCGTCAACCCCTGTGCGGAGATCGGCGAAGTGATCCGGAAGTACCCCGGTGTCCTTTACCTGGTCGATGCGGTCTCTTCCCTGGGAGGCGCCAAAATTGAGGTCGACAAATGGGGGATTGATGTCTGCATCGCGTCGACACAGAAGTGCCTGGCGCTGCCTCCGGGGCTCAGTCTCTGCTCCGTGTCGGAGAGGGCAATTGAAGCGGCCAAACAGGTTGAAAAACGCGGTTATTATCTTGACCTGGTCCGCCTTTACAAGCGGGTGAAAAAAGATTACCAATATCCCTCCACACCCTCGTTGTCGCACATGTTTGCCCTTGATTACCAACTGGACCGGATTCTTGAGGAGGGTCTGGACAACCGTTTTGACCGTCACCAGAGGCTGGCGGAGATAGTCAGGGCCTGGGCGGAAAAACACTTTTCGCTTTTTGCCAAAGAGGGCTTCCGCTCCAATACCGTGACCTGCATCAACAATGAAGATGCCTTTGTCTTTGCCGATCTGAGCAGTGCCTTGCTGGAACGTGGTTTCCGGATCGGAAGCGGTTACGGGCCTTTCAAGGCCACTACCTTCCGGATCGCGACCATGGGAGAACTGCAGGAGGAGACTTTGCGCGAGCTCCTGGCAAATATTGATGAAATTCTGGGACTGGAGGCATAA
- a CDS encoding 3-phosphoglycerate dehydrogenase, translating into MALILANDGIDKKAELKLIELGHEVDTKKYEGEDLLKRLGEVDCVIVRSATKIRDPQVDAGASGKLKLIIRGGVGLDNINVDYAESRGIKVRNTPAASSSAVAELALGHMLTMARHIGEANVTMRQGKWLKKEYSGTEIAGKKLGLIGFGRIGNSLAVKCLALGMEVMFTDIQDLECDICPQVKFDQVLAESDYVSIHIPFEGGAPLIGKKEIDRMKDGVFIINCARGGIVDEDALVDAIEAGKVRGAALDVFREEPLTNQRLLQCDKISLTPHIGAATAEAQARIGDVIVDIVKEIL; encoded by the coding sequence ATGGCATTGATTTTGGCCAATGATGGCATTGATAAAAAAGCTGAACTTAAGCTGATCGAACTCGGCCATGAAGTCGACACAAAAAAATATGAGGGGGAGGATCTGCTGAAAAGACTTGGTGAAGTGGATTGCGTAATCGTCAGAAGTGCGACCAAGATCCGCGATCCCCAGGTCGATGCCGGAGCGTCAGGCAAACTGAAGCTGATCATCCGCGGCGGCGTGGGACTTGACAACATCAATGTCGACTATGCTGAATCCAGGGGCATCAAGGTGCGCAACACGCCAGCCGCTTCGAGCAGTGCCGTAGCCGAGTTGGCGCTTGGCCACATGTTGACCATGGCCCGCCACATCGGAGAGGCCAATGTCACCATGCGGCAGGGCAAGTGGCTGAAAAAAGAATACTCCGGGACGGAGATCGCCGGCAAGAAATTGGGCCTCATCGGGTTTGGCCGGATCGGCAACTCACTGGCTGTCAAATGCCTGGCCCTTGGCATGGAGGTCATGTTCACCGATATCCAGGATTTGGAGTGTGACATCTGCCCCCAGGTCAAATTCGATCAGGTGCTGGCTGAGTCAGATTATGTTTCCATCCACATTCCTTTTGAAGGCGGCGCCCCGCTGATCGGGAAAAAGGAAATCGACCGGATGAAAGACGGGGTCTTCATCATCAACTGTGCCAGGGGCGGGATTGTAGACGAAGATGCCCTGGTTGATGCCATCGAAGCGGGCAAGGTGCGCGGGGCTGCCCTGGATGTTTTCCGGGAGGAGCCTCTGACCAACCAGCGCCTGCTCCAGTGCGACAAAATTTCGCTGACTCCGCACATCGGCGCTGCGACGGCTGAAGCCCAGGCACGGATCGGCGACGTGATCGTCGATATTGTCAAGGAGATCCTGTAA
- a CDS encoding DUF1015 domain-containing protein yields the protein MAVVRPFRAVRPLPSLAEQIASLPYDVMDRAEAKAMAGNNELSFLHVVRAEIDLPDSVDDYADQVYEKGCQRLRRMMADGVLVQDQQPFFYIYRQIMKGRVQTGLVATFSVDEYLSNKIKKHEFTRKEKEVDRTRHFDTCDAHTEPVFLTYRWQEAIDRLIADFIKFTEPVYDFKTEDQITHIFWVLDDPETISQLESLFAGIPSLYIADGHHRSAVSANVALKRREEYPDAPADAEFNYFMAVVFPDQDLFIMDYNRLVKDLNGMTPAEFLERIGGIYQVERVNQAFHPHRKAEMCMYLDGSWYKLTAPPSLFEGLDPVRRLDVSILQDNVLTPLLDIDDPRTSMRIDFVGGIRGLDELKRRVDAGWAAAFAMCPTTMDDLLAIADAEMVMPPKSTWFEPKLRSGLFVHLLSN from the coding sequence ATGGCGGTAGTAAGACCTTTCAGGGCCGTACGCCCCCTTCCCAGTCTGGCTGAACAGATCGCCAGCTTGCCTTATGATGTCATGGACCGGGCGGAAGCCAAAGCCATGGCAGGGAACAATGAGTTAAGTTTTCTTCACGTAGTGCGGGCAGAAATTGACCTGCCCGATTCGGTCGATGATTATGCGGACCAGGTCTACGAAAAAGGATGTCAGCGTTTGCGCCGGATGATGGCGGACGGCGTCCTGGTTCAGGATCAGCAGCCTTTCTTCTACATCTACCGGCAGATCATGAAGGGCCGCGTCCAGACAGGTCTGGTTGCGACCTTTTCAGTCGATGAATACCTGTCCAACAAGATTAAGAAACACGAGTTCACCCGCAAGGAGAAAGAAGTGGACAGAACACGCCATTTCGACACCTGCGATGCCCATACGGAGCCCGTTTTCCTGACTTACAGGTGGCAGGAGGCCATCGACCGGCTGATCGCCGACTTTATCAAATTCACGGAACCCGTCTACGATTTCAAGACGGAAGACCAGATCACTCACATTTTCTGGGTTCTGGATGATCCTGAAACTATTTCCCAGTTGGAATCACTTTTTGCCGGGATCCCCTCGCTTTACATCGCCGATGGCCATCACCGCTCGGCTGTGTCCGCCAATGTAGCGCTGAAGAGGCGGGAAGAGTATCCCGATGCGCCTGCTGATGCTGAATTCAATTATTTCATGGCCGTTGTCTTCCCGGACCAGGATCTCTTCATCATGGACTACAACCGTCTGGTCAAAGACTTGAATGGCATGACACCCGCGGAGTTCCTGGAAAGGATTGGCGGGATTTACCAGGTTGAGCGGGTGAACCAGGCTTTCCATCCTCACCGGAAAGCGGAGATGTGCATGTATCTGGATGGCAGCTGGTACAAGCTGACCGCTCCCCCCTCTCTTTTTGAGGGCCTGGATCCGGTCCGCCGGCTCGATGTTTCGATTTTGCAGGACAATGTTCTGACGCCCCTGCTCGATATCGACGACCCCAGAACCTCCATGCGAATTGACTTCGTTGGCGGCATCCGGGGGCTTGACGAGCTGAAGCGCCGCGTTGATGCTGGCTGGGCCGCAGCCTTTGCCATGTGCCCGACTACCATGGATGACCTGCTGGCCATTGCGGACGCGGAAATGGTCATGCCGCCAAAATCGACCTGGTTTGAACCCAAACTGAGGTCGGGGCTTTTCGTCCACCTGCTTTCCAACTGA
- a CDS encoding tRNA dihydrouridine synthase DusB produces the protein MPIFEALPLGLAPMAGFSTAPFRTLAARLGASFTITELVSARGIRHDPGLKRSARYLQPTGGDKPWGIQLFGQDPGDFAFAIDRVLSEPLYRPVSFIDINMGCPAPKVLKEGAGCALMRDRQQVERIIRAAVRTAGREGCPVTAKIRSGISPDAVNAVEIARAIEQGGAAAVTVHARTLDQYYRGRADWEVIGRVKQALSIPVFGNGDIRQPGDLEKMRSETACDGFMVGRAARGNPFIFRALRQGPSEVSTDQWLAVMIEHLDATVEALGETTAVKEMRSHFAFYLRGFERSPQFRRQVMVPARRDGVVAVLREAAKFRQASRLLY, from the coding sequence TTGCCAATCTTTGAAGCCCTGCCGCTCGGCCTGGCCCCCATGGCGGGTTTTTCCACCGCACCTTTTCGCACCCTGGCCGCACGGCTGGGGGCTTCCTTCACCATAACCGAGCTGGTGTCCGCTCGCGGAATCCGCCATGATCCCGGCCTGAAACGGTCGGCCCGCTATCTGCAGCCGACCGGAGGGGACAAGCCCTGGGGGATTCAGCTTTTTGGCCAGGATCCGGGGGATTTTGCCTTTGCCATCGACCGTGTGCTGTCAGAACCGCTCTATCGGCCAGTTTCTTTCATCGATATCAATATGGGCTGCCCTGCCCCCAAAGTCCTGAAGGAGGGGGCAGGCTGTGCATTGATGCGGGACAGACAGCAGGTCGAGCGGATTATCAGGGCCGCCGTCCGGACCGCAGGGAGGGAGGGTTGCCCGGTAACCGCCAAGATCCGGTCAGGCATTTCTCCCGATGCCGTCAATGCTGTCGAAATTGCCAGGGCCATCGAACAGGGCGGCGCGGCTGCAGTGACTGTTCACGCCAGAACCCTTGATCAGTATTACCGGGGCAGGGCTGACTGGGAAGTCATCGGCCGGGTGAAGCAGGCCCTATCCATCCCTGTATTTGGAAACGGTGACATCAGGCAGCCGGGCGATCTGGAAAAAATGCGGTCGGAAACGGCCTGCGACGGTTTTATGGTCGGCCGGGCCGCCCGGGGCAACCCCTTCATTTTCAGGGCCCTCCGACAGGGGCCGTCCGAAGTATCCACGGATCAATGGCTGGCTGTCATGATCGAACACCTGGATGCGACGGTTGAAGCCCTGGGGGAGACGACTGCTGTCAAGGAAATGCGATCGCATTTCGCTTTTTACCTGCGGGGATTCGAAAGGTCTCCGCAGTTCAGGCGGCAGGTTATGGTGCCGGCAAGACGTGATGGTGTGGTCGCCGTTTTGCGGGAAGCCGCAAAGTTCAGACAGGCCAGCCGTTTGCTATACTGA
- a CDS encoding alpha/beta hydrolase has protein sequence MERKTEYIDSSDGSTHLYVQIWEPDGPPRAVLQIAHGMVEFIDRYDRFARVLAGEGILVAGNDHLGHGGSVKSKDDWGFFAEKNGNRCVVEDMRSLQYLLRERYPSIPQFILGHSMGSFLVRQYLHTYPEDRFSGAIILGTGMQPAWLLSTGLILARIIRAVKGPRHRSRFLTKLSLGSNNKHFKPSRTPCDWLTRDQAIVDLYCADERNRFKFTASAFLDMFEGIRTLYSKKNLKKMDTRTPLLIASGSDDPVGSMGKAAPAYGRQLKALGFQDVTVKLYPGARHELVNETNHDQVDQDIISFVLEHTDLKSRSE, from the coding sequence ATGGAAAGGAAAACGGAATACATCGATTCGTCCGATGGCAGTACGCACTTATACGTGCAGATCTGGGAACCCGACGGACCTCCAAGGGCCGTCCTGCAAATCGCGCACGGCATGGTGGAGTTTATTGATCGTTATGACCGTTTCGCCCGCGTTCTGGCGGGCGAAGGCATTTTAGTCGCTGGAAACGATCACCTGGGACACGGGGGGTCGGTTAAGTCAAAAGACGATTGGGGGTTTTTTGCCGAAAAAAACGGCAACCGCTGTGTCGTGGAAGACATGCGCTCCCTGCAGTATCTCCTGCGGGAGCGGTACCCATCCATTCCGCAGTTTATTCTCGGGCATTCCATGGGATCCTTTCTGGTGCGCCAATACCTCCATACCTACCCGGAAGACCGTTTTTCCGGTGCCATTATCCTGGGGACAGGCATGCAGCCGGCCTGGCTTCTGTCAACAGGCCTGATCCTGGCCAGAATTATCAGGGCAGTCAAGGGGCCGCGTCACCGAAGCAGGTTCCTGACCAAACTGTCGCTGGGCAGCAACAACAAACATTTCAAGCCCAGCCGGACCCCCTGCGACTGGCTGACACGGGATCAAGCCATTGTCGACCTTTACTGCGCTGACGAACGCAACCGGTTCAAGTTCACAGCCAGTGCCTTCCTTGACATGTTTGAAGGCATTAGAACCCTCTATTCAAAGAAGAACCTGAAGAAGATGGACACAAGGACACCCCTGCTGATCGCAAGCGGGAGTGATGACCCGGTGGGATCCATGGGCAAGGCGGCGCCCGCTTATGGCAGGCAGCTGAAAGCGCTGGGATTTCAGGACGTCACAGTCAAACTCTACCCGGGGGCGCGCCATGAGCTGGTCAATGAGACAAATCATGACCAGGTGGACCAGGACATCATTTCTTTTGTCCTCGAGCACACAGACTTGAAAAGCAGGAGCGAATGA
- a CDS encoding tryptophanase gives MATYMPEPYRIKMVEPLKVTTRKEREEAIRRAHFNLFGLKSDEIYIDMLTDSGTGAMSDRQWAAIMMGDESYAGSRSYYSLMEVCQELFGWKYFQPVHQGRAAEKVLFPNLLKKGQISISNMHFDTTAGHVMLCGAKPVNCVDPRALDPDSLYPFKGNMDNAHLEELIEQYGHGQVGMIVITVTCNSAGGQPVSLANMEETAAIARLHGIPLVIDAARFAENAFFIKEREEGQSSRSIREIVRLMFAHADAFTFSAKKDGIVNMGGLVAVREDEKLIEGVRRQVVPSEGFLSYGGLAGRDMEALAVGLEEGLDEAFLRSYTGQTRYLVDRFIEEGIPCQRPAGGHAVFVDAGRLLPHISYDRFPAQSLCVEAYREAGIRGCDVGSFMLDPDPVTGLQPEAAMEFARFCIPRRTYTQAHLDYVVASMMRVMEKANTLRGYRIVRAEKILRHFTARLEPDD, from the coding sequence ATGGCGACTTACATGCCGGAACCTTATCGGATCAAGATGGTCGAACCGCTGAAAGTGACCACCAGGAAAGAACGTGAAGAAGCGATCCGCCGGGCACACTTCAACCTGTTCGGTCTCAAAAGTGATGAAATCTACATCGACATGCTTACCGACAGCGGAACAGGCGCCATGTCAGACCGCCAATGGGCGGCCATCATGATGGGGGATGAAAGTTATGCGGGGTCCCGCAGTTACTACAGCCTGATGGAGGTCTGCCAGGAGCTTTTTGGGTGGAAATACTTCCAGCCGGTCCATCAGGGACGGGCCGCGGAAAAAGTCCTCTTTCCCAACCTGTTGAAAAAAGGACAGATCTCCATCTCCAATATGCATTTTGATACGACTGCCGGACACGTCATGCTGTGCGGCGCCAAACCGGTCAACTGCGTCGATCCGCGGGCACTTGATCCGGATTCCCTTTATCCCTTCAAGGGCAACATGGACAATGCACACCTTGAAGAGTTGATTGAACAATACGGCCACGGCCAGGTGGGCATGATCGTCATTACTGTGACCTGCAATTCTGCCGGAGGCCAGCCCGTTTCCCTGGCCAACATGGAGGAAACAGCAGCCATTGCCCGGCTGCACGGGATACCGCTCGTCATTGACGCGGCCCGCTTCGCCGAGAACGCCTTTTTCATCAAAGAGCGCGAAGAAGGTCAATCAAGCCGATCCATCCGCGAAATCGTCCGCCTCATGTTTGCCCATGCGGACGCCTTCACTTTCTCCGCCAAGAAAGATGGCATCGTCAACATGGGCGGACTGGTGGCCGTGCGCGAGGACGAAAAACTGATCGAAGGCGTAAGACGCCAGGTGGTTCCCAGTGAGGGCTTCTTGTCCTACGGAGGCCTGGCGGGCCGCGACATGGAAGCACTGGCGGTGGGTCTGGAAGAGGGTCTTGACGAGGCCTTTCTTCGTTCCTATACGGGCCAGACCCGCTATCTGGTCGACCGTTTCATTGAGGAGGGGATTCCCTGCCAGCGGCCAGCGGGCGGGCATGCGGTTTTTGTCGATGCCGGAAGGCTTCTGCCCCATATCTCCTACGACCGCTTCCCCGCCCAGTCTCTTTGTGTCGAAGCGTACCGGGAAGCGGGAATTCGTGGCTGTGATGTCGGGTCCTTCATGCTGGATCCTGATCCCGTCACAGGCCTTCAACCGGAGGCAGCCATGGAATTCGCCCGCTTTTGCATCCCCAGGAGGACCTACACCCAGGCCCACCTCGATTACGTCGTCGCCTCCATGATGCGGGTCATGGAAAAAGCAAATACCCTCAGGGGCTACCGGATTGTCCGCGCGGAAAAAATTCTGCGCCATTTCACCGCCAGGCTGGAACCTGACGACTGA